One genomic region from Rattus norvegicus strain BN/NHsdMcwi chromosome 10, GRCr8, whole genome shotgun sequence encodes:
- the LOC120095219 gene encoding uncharacterized protein LOC120095219 has protein sequence MSNCARVGPTRASSLPFIIPGKHLQSISGLINSLQRPLNYSSGYREQLELQQLAAHSGSEASQSRRWTPLGLQPQCPQGAPSLTEARPRVPGAQRGGAVQGAPSSSSDGNISPGPARDSASRPHLRALHPSCESMHQLPGPQAPRREPQGISRLEEFSRRALLTGCRNGERMLNFREESCPEPHTPVPEASGTLAGARPTRIPAMETWAKSPIACSFHPTHHKRKPP, from the exons ATGTCCAATTGTGCCCGAGTCGGGCCCACACGGGCGTCCAGCCTTCCCTTTATCATCCCCGGCAAGCATTTACAGTCAATAAGCGGCCTAATTAATTCCCTTCAAAGACCTCTCAATTACTCATCCGGCTACAGAGAACAATTAGAGCTGCAGCAGCTAGCAGCTCACAGTGGAAGTGAGGCCAGCCAGAGCCGCAGATGGACCCCCCTGGGCCTGCAGCCTCAGTGTCCCCAAGGGGCCCCTTCCCTAACAGAGGCCCGGCCACGGGTCCCTGGGGCCCAAAGAGGTGGTGCCGTTCAAGGAGCACCATCTTCCTCCTCAGATGG cAATATCTCCCCAGGGCCTGCCCGAGACTCGGCCTCCCGCCCCCATCTTAGAGCCCTACACCCCAGCTGCGAATCGATGCACCAATTACCAGGCCCGCAGGCCCCGCGCCGGGAGCCGCAGGGAATCTCCCGCCTGGAAGAGTTCTCTCGGAGAGCACTACTCACAGGCTGcaggaatggggagaggatgCTCAATTTCAGGGAAGAATCCTGTCCTGAACCCCACACACCGGTCCCGGAGGCCAGCGGTACCCTGGCAGGAGCTCGCCCCACTCGGATCCCAGCGATGGAAACTTGGGCTAAATCACCAATTGCCTGTTCTTTCCACCCGACACATCACAAACGAAAGCCCCCATGA